The following nucleotide sequence is from Arvicola amphibius chromosome 1, mArvAmp1.2, whole genome shotgun sequence.
GTTTGTAGAATAAAATATAGCTAGTTGAAGTCATATGAACTTGCCTGCTTCCCAAACCTACATAAAGGAAAGACGTACTATGAGCAGCACCACAGACTTCTCCCAATGTCTTTAGTGAACTAGATGAGGTTTGGTCATGTATCACATTCAAAATGATCATTTCTGACTAATATTGCTAAAATCTTTaagtaaagagaaataaacattGGCTTTCAATCATTAGAActacaagaaaaataattcaatctTTTGAAATttggaaacaatgaaaagaaaaagcacgagctcatttttatatttgataaaatataagTTGCTCAGACATTCTgacacaaagtgtgtgtgtgtgtgtgtgtgtgtgtgttttcttccttgatgcTCTGCTGCAGAGACAAATAACCATAAATGGGTGAGTACAACAGATCGTCTGTGACAGAATTTATCTTCCTGGGCCTCTCACAGGGCCTACTGACCCAAGCCctactcttcttcctctttctccttatcTACCTGCTCACTGTGCTGGGAAATCTGCTGATCATCGTGCTCATCCACTCAGACCCCAGactccacactcccatgtacttcttccttagGAATCTGTCCTTTGCCGATCTCTGCTTTTCTACCACCACAGTTCCACAGGTGCTCGTCCACTTCCTAGTGAAGAAAAAGACAATCTCTTTTGCTGGATGCTCAACACAGATTGTCGTGCTACTTCTGGTTGGATGTACAGAGTGTGCACTCCTGGCAGTGATGTCCTATGACCGATATGTTGCTGTCTGCAAGCCTCTGCACTACTCCACCATCATGACACACTGGGTTTGTGTCCAGCTGGCTGCAGGGTCCTGGGCCAGTGGTGCATTTGTGTCCATGGTAGATACTACATTCACTTTGCGTCTCCCTTACCGAGGAAGCAATGTCATTAACCACTTTTTCTGTGAACCTCCTGCCCTCCTGAAGTTGGCTTCAGCAGACACCTACAGCACAGAAATGGTCATCTTTGCAATGGGTGTGGTAATCCTCCTAGCTCCAGTCTCCCTCATCCTCATCTCCTACTGGAACATCATCTCCACTGTGATCCAGATGCAGTCTGGGGAGGGGAGGCTAAAGGTCTTCTCCACCTGTAGTTCTCATCTCATTGTTGTTGTCCTCTTCTATGGCTCAGGAATATTTGCCTACATGAGACCAAACTCCAAGATAATGAATGAAAAGGATAAAATGATTTCAGTGTTCTATTCAGCAGTGACCCCCATGCTTAATCCTATTATttacagcctgaggaacaaggaTGTTAAAGGGTCTTTCAAGAGAATAACTGCAAAATAATAAGTTTGAAATGTGTGTCATGATTGAGTTGACCACTgttgaaaaataaacagattttCTTACAATATTTTCCTTCGTTTATCCTATTCTTTCattactttcttttcctcctttttctctacTCAGTAGCTATgtgaaagaaattaaatcaaagtttaaaaataggAAGTAAAAAGCAATTAGTGATGAGCTGAGGACATAAgaatggaggaaagaagaaacGTGGATAAGAAGGGAGATAGAGGAGTGAGAGCACAGAAGTTTCTCATCTCTTAAGCCACACAAATCAGTACTGAACTTGGCCTAATTATGTATCTAACTATATATCCAAAACATGAATATAACAACTAAACCATCACATGCATTATtagcaacacacaaactctactacaaaaaaatgaccagagttaacaaccactggtcattaatatcacttaatatcaatggactcaattcacctataaaaaggcacaggctaagagattggatacaaaaacaggatccaacattcttctgtttacaagaaacacacctcaaccacaaagacagacacctactcagagtaaaggattgggaaaaggtttatcaagcaaacggacctaagaaacaagccagtgtggccatactaatttctaacaaagttgacttcaaactaaaatcaatcagaagagatggaaagggacactttatactcataacaggaaaaatccttcagaatgaagtctcaatcctgaatatctatgcccctaatataaaagctcccacttatgtaaaagaaacacttctagaactcaaggcagccatcaaaccacacacactaatagttggagacttcaacactcctctctcaccaatggacaggtcaatcagacagaaacctaacagagaattggaagacttaatggaggtaatgaaccaaatggacttaacagacatctatagaacattccacccaaacaggaaagaatataccttcttctctgcggctcatggaccttttcgaaaattgaccatatacttggtaacaaagcaaacttccacagttacaaaaaaatattagtaaccacctgtgtcttatcggattaccatggattaaaattagaaatcaacaacaatgctacactcagaaactcatggaaactgaacagtcaactactgacccacacctgggtcaaggaagaaataaagaaagaaattaaagtctttcttgaatttaatgaaaacaaatacacaacatactcaaacctatgggacacagtgaaagcagtgctaagaggaaagttcatagcactaagtgcccacttagaaaacggagaaagcactcattggtaacttaacagcacacctgaaagctctggaaaaaaaagaagcagactcacctaggagaagtagaagactggaaataatcaaactgtgggcagaaatcaacaaaatagaaacacagaaaataatccaaagaatcaatgaaagaaaaagctgcttcttggagaaagtcaacaagattgacaaacccttagccaaactaatcaaactgcagagagagaatatgcaaattaataagatcaaaattgaaaatggggacataaccacagatagagaggaaattcagagaatcattagatcttactacaaaaggctgtatgccacaaaattggaaaatataaaagaaatggacatttttttagataaataccatatgtcaaagttaaaccaggaccacgtaattgctctaaatagtcctgttagtcgcgaagaattagaaactgtaatCAAAAACCTcgctaccaaaaaaagcccagggccagatggtttcaatgcagaattctaccagaacctccaagaagacctaatacctatactccttaaggtatttcataatatagaaacagaagattcACTGcgaaattccttttatgaagttacagttagcctgatacctaaaccacacaaagactcgaccaagaaatagaattacaggccaatctcacccatgaacatttatgcaaaaattctcaattaaatactggcaaactgaatccaagaacacattaggaaATTTATCCATatcatcaagtaggcttcatcccagaaaagcagggctggttcaaaatatgaaaatctatcaatgtaatccataatataaataaactgaaggaaaaaaaaccatatggtcatctcattagatgctgaaaaagcatttgacaaaattcaacacccctttatgataaaggtcttggagagattaaggatacaagggtcattcctaaatataataaaggcgatttacagcaagccgacagctaacatcaaattaaacggagagaaactcaaggccatcccactaaattcaggaacaggacaagtctgtctactctctccttatctcttcaatatagtgctttaagttctagcaatagcaaaaagacaacataaggcattcaaggggattcgatttggaaaggaagaagttaaactttcgttatttgcagacgatatgatagtgtacataagcaaccccaaaaactccaccaaagaactcctacagctgataaactccttcagtaacgtggcaggatacaagatccactccaaaaaatcagttgccctcttatacacaaaagataaggaagcagagagggaaatcagagaagtatcacctttcacaatagccacaaatagcataagatatctgggagtaactctaaccaaggaagtgaaggatttatttgacaagaactttaagtctttgaagaaagaaattgaagaggataccagaaaatggaaggatctcccttgctcttggattgggaggatcaacatagtaaaaatggcaattctaccaaaagcaatctatagattcaatgcaatccccatcaaggtcccatcaaaattcttcacagagattgagaggacaataatcaactttatatggaaaaacaagaaacccaggatagccaaaacaatcttatacaataaacatacttctggaggcattaccatcactgacttcaaactctattacagagctacagtattgaaaacagcttggtattggcataaaaacagagaagttgacaaatggaatcgtatagaagacccagatcttaaaccacaaacctatgaacacctgatttttgatgaaggagccaaaagtacacaatggaagaaagaaagcatcttcaacaaatggtgctggcataactggatgtcaacctgtagaagaatgaaagtagacccatacctatcaccatgcacaaaactcaagtccaaatggattaaagacctcaatattaatctgaacacactgagttgatagaggagaaagtggggaaagtactctacaacaatgggcacaggagaccgtttcctacatagaaccccagctgcacagaccttaagggcaacgttgaataaatgggaccttctgaagctgagcagcttctgtaaagcaaaggacattgtcactaagacacaaaagcagcctactgactgggaaagatcttcaccaaccctgcaactgacaaaggtctgatctctaaaatatataaggaactcaagagactagactttaaaatgctaatttacccaattaaaaaatgggggcactgaatt
It contains:
- the LOC119821819 gene encoding olfactory receptor 2D3-like — encoded protein: MGEYNRSSVTEFIFLGLSQGLLTQALLFFLFLLIYLLTVLGNLLIIVLIHSDPRLHTPMYFFLRNLSFADLCFSTTTVPQVLVHFLVKKKTISFAGCSTQIVVLLLVGCTECALLAVMSYDRYVAVCKPLHYSTIMTHWVCVQLAAGSWASGAFVSMVDTTFTLRLPYRGSNVINHFFCEPPALLKLASADTYSTEMVIFAMGVVILLAPVSLILISYWNIISTVIQMQSGEGRLKVFSTCSSHLIVVVLFYGSGIFAYMRPNSKIMNEKDKMISVFYSAVTPMLNPIIYSLRNKDVKGSFKRITAK